In the genome of Cygnus olor isolate bCygOlo1 chromosome Z, bCygOlo1.pri.v2, whole genome shotgun sequence, one region contains:
- the IDNK gene encoding probable gluconokinase, translated as MVLVVVMGVSGSGKTTVGSRLAAKLGWKFYDADDYHSSENKKKMASGIPLNDEDRIPWLCTLHDILRREESSRQDAVLACSALKKMYRYILVSGVSATESNQPEKPEENTALKILFVHLDGPIELIARRLEKRRGHFMPLELLKSQFDTLEPPKAPENFITVSLEKSLPEIVMEIEKAIFSG; from the exons ATGGTGCTGGTCGTGGTCATGGGAGTGAGCGGCTCGGGGAA GACCACGGTTGGGTCGCGTTTGGCAGCAAAG ctGGGATGGAAATTCTATGATGCAGATGATTACCATTCttcagagaataaaaagaagatgGCATCAGGAATACCACTAAATGACGAG GACAGGATTCCATGGCTTTGTACATTGCATGATATACTAAGGAG AGAAGAATCATCTAGACAAGATGCTGTTCTGGCCTGttcagcactgaagaaaatgtataGATACATACTAGTTAGTGGAGTATCTGCAACTGAAAGCAACCAGCCAGagaaaccagaagaaaacacagcactgaagaTCCTCTTTGTTCACCTGGATGGTCCTATAGAGCTCATTGCTCGCcgcctggagaagaggagaggacaTTTCATGCCACTGGAACTACTCAAGTCTCAGTTTGACACTCTAGAGCCTCCTAAAGCACCAGAAAACTTTATCACTGTCAGTCtagaaaaatctcttcctgaAATAGTGATGGAGATTGAGAAAGCCATTTTTTCAGGGTAA